From the Myxococcales bacterium genome, one window contains:
- a CDS encoding SCP-2 sterol transfer family protein — translation MSYEFLSEEWFAQVDALIAAAGDLDLPPAHKAAKINVTITGPRGDTQVFLQDGVFARGHQAAATAITLAADLARKIFVDGDAAAGIGAFLAGEITVDGDLAQLVAMQTAEPSAAQLRLAQQIAAITA, via the coding sequence ATGTCCTACGAGTTCCTGTCCGAAGAATGGTTCGCCCAGGTCGACGCGCTGATCGCCGCCGCCGGCGATCTCGACCTACCGCCGGCGCACAAGGCGGCCAAGATCAACGTGACGATCACCGGCCCACGCGGCGACACCCAGGTGTTCTTGCAGGACGGCGTCTTCGCGCGTGGCCACCAGGCCGCGGCCACCGCGATCACCCTCGCCGCCGACCTCGCCCGGAAGATCTTCGTCGACGGCGACGCCGCCGCCGGCATCGGCGCGTTCCTGGCCGGCGAGATCACGGTCGACGGCGACCTGGCCCAGCTGGTCGCGATGCAGACCGCCGAGCCCAGCGCCGCGCAGCTGCGCCTGGCCCAGCAGATCGCCGCGATCACCGCGTAG